A stretch of DNA from Bacteroidales bacterium:
AATCCAATGAAAACAACCTTATTATACATGTTTGTTTTTTTAGCGACAAGCCTGTCAGCTATGTCCGATACTTTATCAGTACAGTCGTGGTTGGTCTCTCAACCACAGATAGTAAAAAAACCTATTTTTTCGGATACTAAAAACACGCAAAACGAAACATTTAAAAACGCTGATTTGCTAAAATACGACAATTTCGATATTCAAAGTATCACTCCTAAAGAGAACGAGTTGTTTAATCAAACGGGTGTGTGGTCGGTAAAAATTTTAACTGACAATACGCTCAATATTGTAAATAGCGATACAAGTGAAATAGGGGTCAACTATGTGGGCACATATATTTGGGTTGAAAGATGGATGAAACTAAAATTGGAAATAAAAAGCCCCCAGATGATTCGCGCATGGTTAGATGATTCAGAAATAGGCACAAAGCAAACCTCCGAATCAAATATCGAAAAACAGGGAAAGATTTCGAAAGAGTTAAAGCTTGAAAGAGGGAAGCACAAACTTATGATAAAAACTTTGCATTTCCCTTCCGATTCATGCCAATGGTCAATCTCTGCATCGGTTATAATTGACAGTACTGTTGCTTCTGAAAATATTAGAATTGAGACAGACCCAACGGACAGAAAAAACATTTCGCATATAATGCACGGAACAAGATGTTCGGGGGTAAAACTGTCGCCTGATGCTAAATACTACTCTATATCTTACAGAATAACTAAGCCCGGAGGAGAAAATCCCGAGTCATGGACAGAGATAAAGCGTACCAACGATGATAACTTGATTTTTAGCTTTCAACATTCTAGGATTTCACAATTACAGTGGTTGCCAAAATCAAACAGGTTGTCGTATATTGTAAATGTTGGTAAAGATAAACATATGTATGTTTTTGATGTTGAGAAGTTAACATCTGAAAGACTGTTTGTTGAAACAAAAGATATGGGCTGGTGTACATGGTCACCAGATGAGTCGTATGTGATATACAATATTACCGAAAAAGATGACTTCACTTACACAACCACGAAAAGAGTTGATGGAATGAGCGACCGCTTATCTGGATATAGAGATCGATCGTTTATCCATAAATTTGATATTAAAACTTTAAGTAAAGAACGTTTAACATTTGGAAATCAGAGTACATATGTAAGTGACATAAGTCCTGATAGTCGCTATTTGGCAGTAAGCACAAGTTACCGTGACTATACCGAGCGTCCCTATTCTAAACAACAAGTTTATATAGTTGATCTTAAAACCCTGACAGTCGATACTTTATGGACAGATAAACGTTGGTCTGTTAGTGTTAGTTTTTCGCCAGACGGTAAAAAGTTGCTGTGTGCCGGAGGTCCTTCTGCATTTGGAGAGATAGGCGAAAACATAGGGGAATATAAAATCGCAAACAACTACGATACTCAGCTATATATTTACGATATTGTAACAAAAACAGTCGATCCTATAACTAAGGACTTTAACCCCTCGGTTGATAACGCAATATGGTCAAGCGCAGATAACAATATCTACATAAGCACTACAGATAAAGATAGTAAACGCATTTATAAATACGAAGTTAAGAAAAATAAATTTGTTCCTATAACTCAGAAAAACGAGTATGTTACAGGGCTCGATATGGCAAGTAAAGCAACTGTGATATCTTATAAATCATCAAAAACAAACCTATATGGTTCTTACAGAATATTAGATTTAAAAAGCAACAAGTTAAAAATTGTCGAAGAGCTTGAAAAGCAAAATTATAAAAATGTTGAACTTGGCGAAGTTAGAGATTGGAATTTTGTTTCATCGCAGGGAGTTGAAATCAGCGGTCGTTACTATCTGCCAGTCGGTTTTGATACAACAAAGAAATATCCGGTAATTGTTTATTACTATGGTGGCACTACTCCCGTAGGCAGAACTTTTGGAGGACGTTATCCATTCAACTTGTGGGCTGGAGCAGGTTATATTGTTTATGTGTTACAACCAAGCGGAGCTACAGGGTTTGGACAAGAGTTTTCTGCTGCACACGTCAACAACTGGGGAATTACCGTGGCTGATGAAATAATTGAAGGCACTAAAAAGTTTTTAGCGGAGCACTCTTTTGCAGACGAAAAACACGTTGGTTGTATCGGTGCTTCGTATGGAGGGTTTATGACCATGCTGCTAACCACTCGTACTGATATTTTTGCTGCAGCAATATCGCATGCCGGTATTAGCTCAATATCAAGTTATTGGGGTGTGGGAAATTGGGGATATGCGTACAGCGCCGAGGCAACGGCAGATAGTTATCCATGGAATGCAAAAGATTTGTATGTTGATCAAAGCCCACTATTCAACGCCGACAAGGTAACAACACCTCTGCTTCTGCTTACTGGTGACAGTGATACAAATGTTCCACCTGGTGAGAGCATTCAGCTATATACAGCATTAAAAATTTTAGGAAAAGAGGTGGAATTAGTGACGGTTAAAGACGAAGATCATCATATTTTTGGATATAAGAACCGAATAGAGTGGCATAATACAATTATGGCGTGGTGGGACAAATATCTTAAAAATCAAGAAGATTGGTGGAATGAATTGTACCCAACTAAAAATTATTAATTTTGGAGGTATTAACATAAAAACAAAACAACCCAATGTCGGACTTAGAAGATATCAAAAAGCCTATTGAGGCTGAACTTAAACTCTTTAATGAGATATTTAGAGATAATATACTTACTGACAGTGGGTTGTTGCGTTCTGTTATTAATTATGTTTTAAAAAGTAAAGGGAAGCAATTGCGTCCAATTATAGTTTTTCTTACAGCCGGAGCTTGCGGAAAAATTAACCCAAAAACACATAATGCCGCAGCATTAATTGAGTTAATGCACACAGCAACCTTAATCCACGACGATGTAGTTGATGACAGTCTCTTCAGACGTAATGCCTTTAGCATAAATGGATTATGGAAAAACAAAGTTGCCGTACTCATAGGCGATTATCTTTTAGCTCGAGGATTGCTTTTAGCGGTTAAAAACAAGGAGTTTGACCTGTTAGAGGCTGTCTCCTCAGCCGTAGATGAGATGAGTCGCGGCGAGATTTTACAGATAAAAAAGAGCAGACAGCTAAATATCACTGAAACAGAATATTTTGAGATTATTGAGAAAAAAACAGCTTCACTAATAGCTGCATGTGCAAAAATCGGGGCAGAGTCGGTTGACGCAGATGAACAGACAGTTGCA
This window harbors:
- a CDS encoding polyprenyl synthetase family protein, with the translated sequence MSDLEDIKKPIEAELKLFNEIFRDNILTDSGLLRSVINYVLKSKGKQLRPIIVFLTAGACGKINPKTHNAAALIELMHTATLIHDDVVDDSLFRRNAFSINGLWKNKVAVLIGDYLLARGLLLAVKNKEFDLLEAVSSAVDEMSRGEILQIKKSRQLNITETEYFEIIEKKTASLIAACAKIGAESVDADEQTVAKMHEFGINLGIAFQIKDDLFDYKLDNKTGKPAGNDLKEHKLTLPLIFTKERANYKERRKLLKIIKSKNHSYSQIANLVEIVSNKGGFDYATQRMIDYKNLALDCLEVLPDNEYRKALKQLVEFVIDRDE
- a CDS encoding S9 family peptidase, with protein sequence MKTTLLYMFVFLATSLSAMSDTLSVQSWLVSQPQIVKKPIFSDTKNTQNETFKNADLLKYDNFDIQSITPKENELFNQTGVWSVKILTDNTLNIVNSDTSEIGVNYVGTYIWVERWMKLKLEIKSPQMIRAWLDDSEIGTKQTSESNIEKQGKISKELKLERGKHKLMIKTLHFPSDSCQWSISASVIIDSTVASENIRIETDPTDRKNISHIMHGTRCSGVKLSPDAKYYSISYRITKPGGENPESWTEIKRTNDDNLIFSFQHSRISQLQWLPKSNRLSYIVNVGKDKHMYVFDVEKLTSERLFVETKDMGWCTWSPDESYVIYNITEKDDFTYTTTKRVDGMSDRLSGYRDRSFIHKFDIKTLSKERLTFGNQSTYVSDISPDSRYLAVSTSYRDYTERPYSKQQVYIVDLKTLTVDTLWTDKRWSVSVSFSPDGKKLLCAGGPSAFGEIGENIGEYKIANNYDTQLYIYDIVTKTVDPITKDFNPSVDNAIWSSADNNIYISTTDKDSKRIYKYEVKKNKFVPITQKNEYVTGLDMASKATVISYKSSKTNLYGSYRILDLKSNKLKIVEELEKQNYKNVELGEVRDWNFVSSQGVEISGRYYLPVGFDTTKKYPVIVYYYGGTTPVGRTFGGRYPFNLWAGAGYIVYVLQPSGATGFGQEFSAAHVNNWGITVADEIIEGTKKFLAEHSFADEKHVGCIGASYGGFMTMLLTTRTDIFAAAISHAGISSISSYWGVGNWGYAYSAEATADSYPWNAKDLYVDQSPLFNADKVTTPLLLLTGDSDTNVPPGESIQLYTALKILGKEVELVTVKDEDHHIFGYKNRIEWHNTIMAWWDKYLKNQEDWWNELYPTKNY